The Flavobacterium praedii genome window below encodes:
- a CDS encoding tetratricopeptide repeat protein, whose protein sequence is MNKVKVLSIALLAVVATIQAQDINQAKKAIDAEQFESAKTILKSIINAKPTNGTAAFYLGNVYMLQNNIDSAKIYYQKGLLGTEGARLNNIGFGLIDLDNGNPAAAEQKFAIATKDLKKKDIEEYIFIGRAYTFSTKPDYKKAIDVLNKAKLINPQDAQLNLALGNAYFGDKNQNDAYSSYRNAYSFDNTLIRAKMQLGVLLKGAKAYTEAIKAFDEVIAINPNYGPVYRELAETYYLWGRNEPSKYRVYVDKALVNYEKYLSLTDYSLNSRMRHADFLVLAGEYKALEIEANKMIELDKVNPRILRYLGFSAFQNGNYDVAIKSLDSFISTPGNKVIALDYQTLGFAKIKKSVSEDGKTVDQSLFDNGILDIKKSAEMDANSLAINISEVGKKLYEQKLFKQAAQIYEIAVANKESKNYVLDNFYLGNSLYFDNTRKDIVKPDVESLKKADAAYAAVIEASPKTQDAYIYRARTNSLLENDELTIKYYSDYVNIVTEKGQEELAKPAVIKKIIESYNTSAASYANTDKNKAIELFNKTLAIDPANQYALDSLKALK, encoded by the coding sequence ATGAACAAAGTTAAAGTTTTAAGTATTGCTTTATTAGCTGTTGTGGCTACTATTCAAGCGCAGGATATAAACCAAGCAAAAAAAGCAATTGATGCAGAACAATTTGAAAGTGCTAAAACTATTTTAAAATCTATTATTAATGCAAAGCCAACTAATGGTACTGCAGCGTTTTATTTAGGTAATGTTTACATGTTGCAAAATAATATTGATTCTGCTAAAATATATTATCAGAAAGGTCTTTTGGGTACAGAAGGAGCAAGATTAAATAATATTGGTTTTGGTTTAATAGATTTAGACAATGGTAATCCAGCTGCTGCGGAACAAAAATTTGCAATTGCTACTAAAGATTTAAAAAAGAAAGACATTGAAGAATATATTTTCATAGGTCGTGCTTATACCTTTTCTACAAAACCCGATTACAAGAAAGCTATTGATGTGTTAAATAAAGCTAAATTAATTAATCCTCAAGATGCACAATTAAACTTAGCTTTAGGGAACGCTTATTTTGGTGATAAAAATCAAAATGATGCTTACTCTTCTTATAGAAACGCTTATTCTTTTGACAATACATTAATTAGAGCAAAAATGCAATTAGGTGTTCTGTTAAAAGGAGCAAAAGCTTATACTGAAGCAATAAAAGCTTTCGATGAAGTAATTGCCATTAATCCAAATTATGGGCCTGTTTATCGTGAATTAGCTGAAACATATTATTTATGGGGAAGAAATGAACCTTCTAAATATAGAGTTTATGTTGATAAAGCTTTGGTTAATTATGAAAAATATTTATCGTTAACAGATTACTCTCTTAATTCTAGAATGCGTCATGCAGATTTTTTAGTTTTAGCTGGTGAATACAAAGCTTTAGAGATTGAGGCAAATAAAATGATTGAATTGGATAAAGTTAATCCAAGAATTTTACGTTATTTAGGGTTTTCAGCTTTTCAGAACGGTAATTATGATGTTGCAATAAAATCACTAGATAGTTTTATCTCAACTCCTGGTAATAAAGTAATTGCTTTAGATTATCAAACTTTAGGATTTGCAAAGATTAAAAAATCAGTAAGCGAAGATGGTAAAACTGTTGACCAATCCTTATTTGATAATGGTATTTTAGATATTAAGAAATCAGCTGAAATGGATGCTAATAGTTTAGCAATAAATATTAGTGAAGTTGGAAAAAAACTCTATGAGCAAAAATTATTTAAACAAGCAGCTCAAATTTATGAGATAGCCGTGGCTAATAAAGAATCAAAAAATTATGTATTGGATAACTTTTATTTAGGGAATAGTTTGTATTTTGATAATACAAGAAAAGATATTGTAAAGCCAGATGTTGAATCGTTAAAAAAGGCAGATGCGGCTTATGCGGCTGTTATTGAAGCTTCTCCAAAAACGCAAGATGCATATATTTATAGAGCAAGAACTAATAGTTTATTGGAAAATGATGAGTTAACAATAAAATATTATAGTGATTATGTTAATATTGTTACAGAAAAGGGACAGGAGGAGTTGGCTAAACCTGCAGTAATAAAAAAAATAATTGAAAGTTATAATACTTCTGCTGCAAGTTATGCTAATACAGACAAGAATAAAGCAATTGAGCTTTTTAATAAAACGTTGGCAATTGATCCAGCTAATCAATATGCATTAGATTCTTTAAAAGCTTTAAAATAA
- a CDS encoding helicase HerA-like domain-containing protein, producing the protein MSKQEEFIQHINNGYFSKGDSITLGGAILNNEVLPNTFVKIPIKTLNRHGLIAGATGTGKTKTIQVLSEQLSSFGIPVLMMDIKGDFSGIAKEGVEKDFIKERHEKLNIPYSVSSFPVELMSLSKQEGVRLRSTISEFGPVLFSRILDLNDTQSGVVSVIFKYCDDTKMPLLDLKDIKKVINFITNEGKEDIEKSYGKISTSTTGTILRKIIELEQQGADLFFGEMSFEIDDLLRIDENGKGYINIIRLTDIQDKPKLFSTFMLSLLAEIYQQMPEKGDVEQPELVIFIDEAHLIFNEASKALLEQIETIVKLIRSKGIGIYFITQNPMDIPSGVLAQLGLKIQHALRAFTANDRQAIKQSAENYPISEFYKTDEVLTSLGIGEAFVTALSEKGIPTPLVATMMRAPMSRMDVLTDIEIQEINAKSNLVKKYNEIIDRESAYEMLSKKIESAQEQVAAEQEKKQESNEPSTASVVTKSVLKVVTSATFIRGAFGILSKIFKK; encoded by the coding sequence ATGAGCAAACAAGAAGAATTTATTCAGCATATAAATAACGGTTATTTTTCAAAAGGAGACAGCATAACACTTGGAGGCGCAATACTTAACAACGAAGTCTTACCAAATACTTTTGTAAAAATTCCTATAAAAACTTTAAATCGACATGGGTTAATTGCTGGTGCAACTGGAACTGGAAAAACAAAAACAATTCAAGTACTTTCGGAGCAACTTTCATCATTTGGAATACCCGTTTTGATGATGGATATAAAAGGGGATTTTAGCGGTATTGCAAAAGAAGGGGTTGAAAAAGATTTTATAAAAGAGCGCCATGAAAAATTAAATATACCCTACTCTGTGTCAAGTTTTCCTGTAGAATTAATGTCTCTTTCTAAACAAGAAGGAGTAAGACTTCGCTCTACTATATCGGAATTTGGTCCTGTTCTATTTTCTAGAATTCTGGATTTAAACGACACACAATCCGGAGTTGTTTCAGTCATATTTAAATATTGTGACGATACAAAAATGCCATTATTGGATTTAAAAGACATCAAAAAGGTTATTAATTTTATTACAAACGAAGGAAAAGAAGATATTGAAAAAAGTTATGGTAAAATATCAACTTCGACAACTGGAACCATTTTAAGAAAAATAATCGAACTTGAACAACAAGGAGCCGATTTGTTTTTTGGAGAAATGTCGTTTGAAATTGATGATTTATTGCGCATTGACGAAAACGGAAAAGGGTATATAAATATTATTCGGTTAACCGATATCCAAGATAAACCCAAATTATTCTCCACTTTTATGCTAAGCTTATTAGCTGAAATTTACCAACAAATGCCTGAAAAAGGAGACGTAGAACAACCCGAATTGGTTATTTTTATAGATGAAGCCCACTTAATCTTCAATGAAGCCAGCAAAGCATTATTGGAACAAATTGAAACCATCGTAAAATTAATTCGTTCCAAGGGAATTGGAATCTATTTCATCACCCAAAATCCTATGGACATTCCTAGTGGTGTTTTGGCTCAATTAGGTTTAAAGATACAACATGCATTAAGGGCATTTACAGCAAACGACAGGCAAGCAATCAAACAATCAGCAGAGAATTATCCTATATCCGAATTTTACAAAACAGACGAAGTATTAACGAGCTTGGGAATTGGAGAAGCTTTTGTAACTGCCTTGAGTGAAAAAGGAATTCCAACTCCACTTGTAGCCACTATGATGCGTGCTCCAATGAGTAGAATGGATGTTTTAACAGATATTGAAATTCAAGAAATCAATGCAAAATCGAATTTAGTTAAAAAATACAATGAAATCATTGATCGTGAGAGTGCTTATGAAATGCTTTCCAAAAAAATAGAATCTGCTCAAGAACAAGTTGCAGCAGAGCAAGAAAAAAAACAGGAAAGCAATGAACCGAGTACTGCAAGTGTAGTCACAAAATCAGTTTTGAAAGTAGTTACAAGTGCTACTTTTATTAGAGGTGCATTTGGAATATTATCTAAAATATTTAAAAAATAA
- a CDS encoding ExbD/TolR family protein, which produces MAELNTGDGGGGKGGKVRSKKQNSKVDLTAMVDLAFLLITFFMLTTTLSKPQSMDLTLPDKEKDNNAPESNIKVDENRTMTLLLGENGKLVRYVGMLEKPLAAPKDFTYGKDGIRKELLARMELVKQYSTAKGKPKDGMIVIIKPSKKSTYRNLVDVLDEMAIVGVNATGSYAIVPEFSPEEQKLLEAKK; this is translated from the coding sequence ATGGCTGAATTAAATACCGGCGACGGTGGAGGCGGAAAAGGTGGTAAAGTAAGAAGTAAAAAACAAAACTCAAAGGTAGATTTAACTGCCATGGTGGATTTGGCGTTCTTACTAATCACATTCTTTATGCTTACCACTACGTTGTCTAAACCTCAATCCATGGATTTGACGTTGCCAGATAAAGAAAAAGATAATAATGCTCCTGAGAGTAATATTAAAGTTGATGAAAATCGTACAATGACTTTACTTCTTGGTGAAAATGGAAAATTGGTGCGTTATGTAGGTATGTTGGAAAAACCGCTTGCGGCTCCAAAAGATTTTACATATGGTAAAGATGGAATTCGAAAAGAATTGCTAGCTAGAATGGAATTGGTTAAACAGTACTCTACAGCTAAAGGAAAACCTAAAGACGGAATGATTGTTATTATTAAACCAAGTAAAAAATCAACGTATCGTAATTTGGTTGATGTTTTGGATGAGATGGCAATTGTTGGAGTAAATGCAACAGGATCCTATGCTATTGTACCTGAATTTTCACCAGAAGAACAAAAATTGTTAGAAGCAAAAAAATAA
- a CDS encoding 7-carboxy-7-deazaguanine synthase QueE has translation MLSREVQLEVNKGTMLPLMEEFYTIQGEGFHTGTAAYFIRVGGCDVGCHWCDVKESWNAELHPPTKIDLIVSNATKFADTIVITGGEPLMWDMNPLTQKLKEAKLKVHIETSGAYPLSGIWDWICLSPKKNKLPTQTVYDNANELKVIIYNKHDFIFAEEQAEKVKSETILFLQPEWSKKEEMTPLIVDYVMNNPKWRVSLQTHKYLNIP, from the coding sequence ATGTTATCTAGAGAAGTTCAATTAGAAGTAAATAAAGGAACCATGCTTCCTCTTATGGAAGAGTTTTATACCATACAAGGAGAAGGATTCCATACAGGTACTGCAGCTTATTTTATTAGAGTTGGTGGTTGCGATGTTGGTTGTCATTGGTGTGATGTTAAAGAAAGTTGGAATGCAGAATTGCATCCGCCCACAAAAATCGATTTGATTGTAAGTAATGCAACTAAATTTGCAGATACTATTGTAATTACTGGAGGAGAACCTCTAATGTGGGACATGAATCCTTTAACTCAAAAATTAAAAGAGGCTAAACTAAAAGTGCATATTGAAACATCCGGTGCGTATCCTCTTAGTGGGATTTGGGATTGGATTTGTCTTTCTCCAAAAAAAAACAAGTTACCTACTCAAACGGTTTATGATAATGCTAATGAACTTAAAGTTATAATTTATAATAAACATGATTTTATTTTTGCAGAAGAACAAGCAGAAAAAGTTAAATCAGAAACTATTCTTTTTCTTCAACCTGAATGGAGTAAAAAGGAGGAAATGACTCCACTTATAGTAGATTATGTAATGAATAATCCCAAATGGCGTGTCTCGTTGCAAACACATAAATACTTGAATATTCCTTAA
- a CDS encoding energy transducer TonB, whose protein sequence is MKLDLIKNQWIEIVFEGRNKLYGAYELRKSNRKTSMRALVIGSVLFSLAVSAPLIASYLPKGGEEVDTDIKITAVKLPPKKKVEDVKDLAPPPPPPPKQDQVKFVKPVVAKAEDVTEDPPKMDDIKDKKTGAETIKGDPDAPLTVEEVGNGPVVEVIEEDTSVHSLAGIEQKPEYPGGIEKFYQFVGKNYQAPEEEGLKGKVYVTFVVEKDGSLTDIKVVRDIGYGTGKEAIRVLSKCPKWLPGEQNGKKVRVLYSLPITIQSAE, encoded by the coding sequence ATGAAATTAGATTTAATAAAAAATCAATGGATTGAGATCGTTTTCGAAGGACGTAATAAGCTTTATGGTGCTTACGAACTTAGAAAATCGAATCGTAAGACTTCTATGCGAGCGCTTGTCATTGGTAGTGTTCTTTTTAGCCTAGCTGTTAGTGCTCCGCTTATAGCGAGTTACTTGCCAAAAGGTGGAGAAGAAGTTGATACTGATATCAAGATTACTGCTGTAAAATTGCCGCCTAAGAAGAAAGTTGAAGATGTAAAAGATCTTGCTCCACCACCACCACCACCACCAAAACAAGATCAGGTTAAATTTGTAAAACCTGTGGTTGCAAAGGCTGAAGATGTTACTGAAGATCCTCCAAAGATGGATGATATCAAGGACAAAAAAACGGGTGCTGAAACTATTAAAGGAGATCCAGATGCTCCTCTTACAGTTGAAGAAGTTGGAAATGGTCCAGTTGTTGAAGTTATCGAGGAGGACACTAGTGTGCACTCTTTAGCTGGAATTGAACAAAAACCTGAATATCCAGGTGGAATTGAAAAGTTTTATCAATTTGTTGGTAAGAATTATCAAGCTCCTGAAGAAGAAGGTCTAAAAGGTAAAGTGTATGTTACTTTTGTTGTAGAAAAAGATGGATCATTAACAGATATCAAAGTAGTAAGAGATATAGGTTACGGAACTGGAAAAGAAGCAATTAGAGTTTTAAGCAAATGCCCTAAATGGCTTCCTGGAGAGCAAAATGGTAAAAAAGTTAGAGTATTATATTCTCTTCCAATTACTATACAATCTGCAGAATAA
- a CDS encoding ExbD/TolR family protein produces the protein MAKIKMKKKSTSTDMTAMCDVAFLLLTFFILTATAKTPEVLPVDTPQSTVQTKLPATDLSTLTIGKVDGKTAVFFDLKGREVRKKALELMGQKYNIAFSAADAEKFALMESFGVPIQNLKAVLDMKASERSKAGQPGVPKDSLDNQLKDWILYSRKANIEINDKELQFAIKGDAKEQYPAIKQVMDILQDQKINSFNLVTGLRGKNF, from the coding sequence ATGGCTAAAATAAAAATGAAAAAAAAGTCCACATCTACCGATATGACGGCGATGTGTGATGTTGCGTTTCTTTTGCTTACGTTCTTTATTTTGACTGCCACTGCTAAAACACCTGAAGTATTACCAGTTGATACTCCACAGTCTACTGTGCAAACAAAATTGCCAGCTACTGATTTGTCTACTTTGACAATTGGTAAAGTAGATGGAAAAACTGCTGTATTCTTTGATTTGAAAGGAAGAGAAGTTCGTAAAAAAGCTCTAGAATTAATGGGGCAAAAATACAATATAGCTTTTTCAGCAGCAGATGCAGAGAAATTTGCACTAATGGAAAGTTTTGGAGTGCCAATTCAAAATCTAAAAGCAGTTTTAGATATGAAAGCATCTGAAAGAAGTAAGGCAGGTCAACCAGGTGTTCCTAAAGACTCTTTGGATAATCAGTTGAAAGATTGGATTTTATATTCTCGTAAAGCTAATATAGAGATTAATGACAAAGAATTGCAATTTGCAATAAAAGGAGATGCTAAGGAGCAATATCCTGCAATCAAACAAGTGATGGATATTTTGCAAGATCAAAAAATCAATAGCTTTAACTTGGTTACGGGTTTAAGAGGAAAGAATTTTTAA
- a CDS encoding PstS family phosphate ABC transporter substrate-binding protein, whose product MFRLKNIYVLFLIVFIFFSCKKNENDSIANETILKGKATILVDETITPIVEDEVMIFESKYDAKFTLISSSESEVLNSLFNKKAKIVAIARNLTKKELKVFEQSKIVPKITKFAIDGIAFVSNKSNNDTLIALKEVIGFMKGDRNSKIKGLVFDNPNSSTVSYMNVLAGLSGLPEKDVFTFKTNNEVLKFVSENDGMIGVVGVNWLSQPMPSMDSIIENINILSVKGLDKKGYFAPSQNNFAEGTYPLVRDLYIVNCQGGSGLGMGFSSFVAGDIGQRIVLKSGLLPYKIPARNLNIIRGDSKK is encoded by the coding sequence ATGTTCAGATTGAAAAATATTTATGTTTTATTTTTGATCGTTTTCATTTTTTTTAGTTGTAAAAAAAATGAAAATGACTCAATAGCTAATGAAACTATTTTAAAAGGGAAAGCGACTATTCTCGTTGATGAAACAATTACACCCATCGTAGAAGATGAAGTAATGATTTTTGAAAGTAAGTACGATGCCAAATTCACATTAATTTCTTCGTCTGAATCGGAGGTTTTAAATTCTTTATTTAACAAAAAAGCTAAAATTGTTGCAATTGCTAGAAATTTAACTAAAAAAGAGTTAAAAGTGTTCGAACAGAGCAAAATAGTTCCTAAAATAACTAAATTTGCTATTGATGGTATTGCATTTGTTTCTAATAAATCAAATAATGATACTTTGATAGCTTTAAAAGAGGTTATAGGTTTTATGAAAGGTGATAGAAATTCAAAAATAAAGGGATTAGTTTTTGATAATCCGAATTCAAGTACTGTAAGTTACATGAATGTATTAGCTGGATTAAGTGGATTACCTGAAAAGGATGTTTTTACTTTTAAAACTAATAATGAAGTTTTAAAATTTGTTTCCGAAAATGATGGTATGATTGGAGTTGTTGGAGTAAATTGGTTATCGCAACCTATGCCTTCCATGGATTCTATAATTGAAAATATAAATATCTTAAGTGTTAAAGGTCTAGATAAGAAAGGTTATTTTGCTCCTTCTCAGAATAATTTTGCAGAGGGAACTTATCCATTGGTAAGAGACTTATATATAGTTAATTGTCAGGGAGGCTCTGGATTGGGTATGGGTTTTTCTTCTTTTGTGGCAGGAGATATAGGACAACGTATAGTTCTAAAATCGGGTTTGTTACCATATAAAATACCCGCTAGGAATCTGAATATAATAAGAGGTGACTCTAAAAAATAA
- a CDS encoding MotA/TolQ/ExbB proton channel family protein: MANVKVKKESTSNGGGMVSGIIIAACIFVGWLIWSQVMGDPSNFEGGDIEKGHPLNTLGQVYKGGFIVPVLLGMLLMVIVFSIERYFVIAKAAGKGNLDKFMKTVQASIKTGDIDGAIVTCDKQQGSVANAIKSALVKYQEVKKEGFNSEEAAETIHKEIEEITSLEMPMLEKNMTIISSLVSLGTLGGLLGTVSGMIKAFGALASAGTPDQAALAVGISEALINTATGISTSITAIVAYNFFTSKIDDLTYSIDEAGTTIVNTYRHFRGSLKQ, translated from the coding sequence ATGGCAAACGTTAAAGTTAAAAAAGAAAGCACTTCAAATGGTGGAGGAATGGTTTCAGGGATTATTATTGCAGCATGTATTTTTGTGGGTTGGTTAATCTGGTCTCAAGTAATGGGAGATCCATCAAATTTTGAAGGTGGTGATATTGAAAAAGGACACCCATTAAACACATTAGGTCAAGTTTATAAAGGAGGATTTATAGTACCAGTATTATTAGGTATGTTATTAATGGTTATTGTGTTTTCTATCGAGAGATATTTTGTTATCGCAAAAGCTGCTGGAAAAGGAAATTTAGATAAATTCATGAAAACAGTTCAAGCAAGTATCAAAACTGGTGATATTGATGGAGCTATTGTTACATGTGATAAACAACAAGGTTCTGTAGCAAATGCAATTAAATCTGCATTAGTTAAATACCAAGAGGTTAAAAAAGAAGGATTCAACAGTGAAGAAGCTGCTGAAACTATTCATAAGGAAATTGAAGAGATTACTTCTCTTGAAATGCCAATGTTAGAAAAAAATATGACTATTATTTCTTCTTTAGTTTCTTTAGGAACACTTGGAGGATTATTAGGAACAGTATCAGGGATGATTAAAGCGTTTGGTGCTTTGGCTTCTGCTGGAACTCCAGATCAAGCTGCACTTGCAGTAGGTATTTCTGAAGCTTTAATTAACACGGCTACTGGTATCTCTACATCTATTACAGCTATTGTTGCTTACAACTTCTTTACTTCAAAAATTGATGATTTAACGTACTCTATTGATGAGGCTGGTACAACAATCGTTAATACTTACAGACACTTCAGAGGTAGTTTAAAACAATAA